One stretch of Streptomyces sp. MMBL 11-1 DNA includes these proteins:
- a CDS encoding P-loop ATPase, Sll1717 family — protein MQPDTGPVSILFFGRDDAETDLRDGLLKGPVFRPTYAYREALSGRKSLIIGRKGSGKSAICRQLATPEGHPGASVLIAPDDAAGDEIRRFALQGLTPDTAKSLIWRYLFAVHAARHLTGHARAAHGRRVPGSVRAVRSFLEANGESDDARLYERLRRGIGRLQSADLSLKAFGVEAALGIGGASEGAEASRQLDVLEAGVRAGFADLDCARLHPPLLLLVDQLEQVWTIEPESHALVTGLLLAAKHAVSFYGNAVRTALFIRADIYDTLNFGDGDKFHSDEIRISWTREALEDLALSRARASIGLPLTRHELWEGLFPVSVMGERTSDYIFRRSLPRPRDTIQFLNVCRNIADEAGRYTISEDDVLAATDQFSRWKLQDLAKEYLINHPFLRSLFPLFENTGYVVMRSTLEERFEGRRETLHREFSDYTESLTTQGVIDALYGVGFIGVKRGNDTVYAGGSATPPLPDEHEFHVHPCFRPALNCLGAMELPAYLPSRARHPVVGHGSLAAAITAADVGLTVNRNVRLLNEVTAAGDRLLRQLSRSDLPDGTREEVYVEIAQVMAAAEASRGEQADGGRLDVPRHVLTASGYFDALATRLAAHGFRDRTVTRGLEDEARALIRSVGGSIGGGGGGGSDSG, from the coding sequence GTGCAGCCGGATACAGGGCCGGTCAGTATTCTGTTCTTCGGGCGTGATGACGCCGAAACGGACCTGCGGGACGGCCTCCTGAAAGGGCCGGTCTTCCGTCCCACATACGCCTATCGTGAGGCACTGTCCGGCCGGAAGTCTCTCATCATCGGCCGAAAAGGCTCGGGAAAGAGCGCGATCTGCCGTCAACTGGCCACTCCTGAGGGCCACCCTGGCGCCTCGGTCCTCATCGCGCCGGACGACGCGGCCGGAGACGAGATCCGTCGTTTCGCGCTGCAGGGACTTACTCCGGACACGGCCAAATCGCTGATCTGGCGTTACCTTTTCGCCGTTCACGCGGCACGCCATCTCACCGGCCACGCACGAGCCGCCCACGGCCGCCGAGTGCCGGGTTCCGTCCGTGCGGTGCGTTCCTTCCTGGAGGCCAACGGAGAGTCGGACGACGCGCGTCTGTACGAGAGGCTTCGCCGAGGCATCGGGCGGCTCCAGTCCGCTGATCTCTCGCTCAAGGCCTTCGGTGTCGAAGCGGCTCTGGGTATCGGCGGCGCTTCCGAGGGTGCGGAGGCCTCCCGCCAGCTCGATGTCCTGGAAGCGGGGGTGCGGGCCGGGTTCGCCGATCTCGACTGCGCCCGCCTGCATCCACCGCTCCTGCTCCTCGTCGACCAGTTGGAGCAGGTGTGGACCATCGAGCCCGAGAGCCACGCACTGGTGACGGGTCTGCTGCTGGCCGCGAAGCACGCCGTCTCCTTCTACGGCAACGCTGTCCGCACGGCACTGTTCATCCGTGCGGACATCTACGACACCCTGAACTTCGGTGACGGCGACAAATTCCACAGCGACGAGATCCGCATTTCCTGGACGCGGGAAGCCCTGGAGGACCTGGCGCTCTCCCGGGCGCGAGCCTCGATCGGACTTCCGCTCACCAGGCATGAGCTGTGGGAGGGGCTGTTCCCGGTGAGCGTCATGGGCGAGCGGACGTCCGATTACATTTTCCGGCGCTCGTTGCCGCGCCCGCGCGACACCATCCAATTTCTCAACGTCTGTCGTAACATCGCCGACGAGGCGGGTCGCTACACGATTTCCGAGGATGACGTGCTGGCCGCCACGGACCAGTTCTCGCGCTGGAAGCTCCAGGACCTGGCCAAGGAATACCTGATCAATCATCCCTTCCTGCGTTCTCTCTTCCCGCTTTTCGAGAACACGGGTTACGTCGTGATGCGGTCCACCTTGGAGGAACGCTTCGAGGGCCGCAGGGAAACCCTGCACCGGGAGTTCTCCGACTACACCGAGAGTCTCACCACCCAAGGCGTCATCGATGCCCTCTACGGAGTCGGCTTCATCGGGGTGAAGCGTGGGAACGACACCGTTTACGCCGGCGGCAGCGCCACGCCGCCGCTGCCCGACGAGCACGAGTTCCATGTGCACCCATGCTTCAGGCCGGCGCTGAACTGTCTCGGAGCGATGGAGCTGCCCGCCTATCTGCCCAGCCGCGCCCGCCATCCGGTCGTGGGACACGGCTCGCTCGCCGCCGCGATCACCGCCGCCGACGTCGGCCTCACGGTCAACCGGAACGTGCGCCTGCTCAACGAGGTGACCGCCGCGGGAGACCGGTTGCTCCGGCAACTGTCCCGGTCCGACCTGCCGGACGGAACACGGGAGGAGGTGTACGTCGAGATCGCGCAGGTCATGGCCGCGGCAGAGGCGTCCCGGGGCGAGCAGGCCGACGGCGGCAGGCTGGACGTGCCGAGGCATGTCCTGACGGCTTCGGGTTATTTCGACGCGCTCGCGACGCGACTGGCCGCGCACGGATTCCGGGACCGTACGGTGACGAGGGGCCTGGAGGACGAGGCCCGGGCCCTCATCCGGTCCGTCGGGGGATCGATCGGCGGAGGCGGAGGCGGAGGATCCGACTCCGGATGA
- a CDS encoding PadR family transcriptional regulator, with amino-acid sequence MALDHAILVSLLEQPGSGYELARRFERSIGYFWTATHQQIYRVLGRMVTDGLLLVREVPQEGRPDKKEYSVTGPGRSALAAWLHKPIEPESLRHDLAVKIRGAAFDDPAALIREVERHHQVHRDRLAHYLAGELRDFTGPDAPASLDAGQELQHVVLRGGIAFERMTVAWLDDVLDTLNRLAAPGPDA; translated from the coding sequence ATGGCCCTCGACCACGCGATCCTCGTCTCCCTGCTGGAGCAGCCCGGCTCCGGCTATGAGCTGGCCCGGCGGTTCGAGCGGTCCATCGGCTACTTCTGGACCGCCACCCACCAGCAGATCTACCGCGTGCTCGGTCGGATGGTGACCGACGGCCTGCTCCTCGTGCGCGAGGTGCCGCAGGAGGGCCGGCCGGACAAGAAGGAATACTCCGTCACCGGGCCCGGCCGTTCGGCCCTCGCCGCGTGGCTGCACAAGCCGATCGAACCGGAGAGCCTCCGGCACGACCTCGCCGTGAAGATCCGGGGCGCGGCCTTCGACGACCCGGCCGCCCTGATCCGCGAGGTCGAGCGGCACCACCAGGTGCACCGGGACCGGCTCGCGCACTACCTCGCCGGGGAACTGCGCGACTTCACCGGGCCCGACGCCCCCGCGTCCTTGGACGCCGGCCAGGAACTCCAGCACGTCGTGCTGCGCGGCGGCATCGCGTTCGAGCGCATGACGGTCGCCTGGCTCGACGACGTGCTCGACACCCTCAACCGCCTCGCGGCCCCGGGGCCGGACGCCTGA
- a CDS encoding aminotransferase class I/II-fold pyridoxal phosphate-dependent enzyme, with translation MTPNHHEAPVLDALAAYHERDELGFSPPGHKQARGASPAVRSLLGDAVFYGDVLATGGLDDRRERSGVLRRAEKLMADAVHAEHTFFSTCGSSLSVKAAMLSVAAPHRKLLVGRDAHKSVIAGLILSGVEPVWLEPQWDAERHLAHPPSPATLEAAFAEHPDACGALVTSPTPYGTAADLRAMADVCHRRGKPLIVDEAWGAHLPFHPDLPSWAMDAGADVCVTSIHKMGSGLEQGSVFHLQGDLVDHDTLASRADLLGTTSPSVLLYAGIDGWRRQMALDGQDLLSRALELTAGVRESIERIDGMHVNGEEDFCGPGAAAEFDPLPVIIDVEGLGTTGYRAADWLRRHHRIDMHLVDHRRISAQFTHADDATTADRLLTALRDLSRNAHALRPAPQVDVPTPEELRPVQDCLPRDAYFAATEDVPAAKAVGRVAAEMMTPYPPGIPAVLPGERITEPLLRYLRSGVEAGMNVPDPADPTLETVRVRAER, from the coding sequence ATGACTCCGAACCATCACGAAGCACCCGTTCTCGATGCCCTCGCCGCCTACCACGAGCGGGACGAACTGGGCTTCTCGCCGCCCGGTCACAAGCAGGCCCGGGGCGCGTCCCCCGCGGTGCGCTCCCTGCTGGGGGACGCGGTGTTCTACGGAGACGTGCTCGCCACGGGCGGGCTGGACGACCGGCGGGAGAGGTCCGGTGTGCTGCGGCGCGCGGAGAAGCTCATGGCGGACGCCGTTCACGCGGAGCACACGTTCTTCTCCACCTGCGGCAGTTCCCTCTCGGTGAAGGCCGCCATGCTGAGTGTCGCCGCCCCTCATCGGAAGCTGCTGGTCGGCCGCGACGCGCACAAGTCCGTCATCGCCGGCCTCATCCTGTCCGGTGTCGAGCCCGTCTGGCTGGAGCCCCAGTGGGACGCGGAGCGCCACCTGGCGCACCCGCCGTCGCCCGCGACCCTGGAGGCGGCCTTCGCGGAGCACCCCGACGCGTGCGGCGCCCTGGTCACAAGCCCCACCCCGTACGGAACGGCGGCCGATCTGCGCGCGATGGCCGACGTCTGCCACCGACGCGGCAAGCCGCTGATCGTCGACGAGGCCTGGGGCGCCCATCTGCCGTTCCACCCGGACCTGCCCTCCTGGGCGATGGACGCGGGCGCGGACGTCTGCGTCACCAGCATCCACAAGATGGGCAGCGGACTGGAACAGGGTTCCGTCTTCCACCTCCAGGGCGATCTGGTGGACCACGACACCCTGGCCTCGCGCGCGGACCTCCTCGGCACCACCAGCCCGTCCGTACTGCTCTACGCGGGAATCGACGGCTGGCGCCGCCAGATGGCCCTGGACGGGCAGGATCTGCTCTCCCGGGCCCTGGAACTCACCGCGGGGGTGCGCGAGAGCATCGAGCGGATCGACGGGATGCACGTCAACGGGGAGGAGGACTTCTGCGGACCCGGCGCCGCCGCCGAGTTCGACCCCCTGCCCGTGATCATCGATGTCGAGGGGCTGGGCACCACCGGCTACCGGGCGGCCGACTGGCTGCGCCGGCATCACCGGATCGACATGCACCTCGTGGACCACCGCCGGATCAGCGCCCAGTTCACCCACGCCGACGACGCGACCACCGCCGACCGCCTCCTGACCGCGCTGCGGGACCTCTCCCGGAACGCGCACGCGCTCCGTCCCGCCCCTCAGGTGGACGTACCCACGCCGGAGGAACTCCGCCCCGTCCAGGACTGCCTCCCTCGCGACGCCTACTTCGCCGCGACGGAGGACGTCCCGGCCGCGAAGGCCGTGGGGCGGGTCGCCGCCGAGATGATGACGCCGTACCCTCCCGGCATTCCCGCCGTGCTGCCGGGTGAGCGGATCACCGAACCCCTGCTGCGCTATCTGCGCTCCGGGGTCGAGGCGGGCATGAACGTGCCCGACCCGGCGGATCCGACCCTGGAGACCGTCCGGGTGCGGGCCGAGCGGTAG
- a CDS encoding serine/threonine-protein kinase, whose translation MSGHLVADRYRLEHLQGSGGMGDVWLALDTHLDRPVAIKFLALNRLHERHDNLPGLTARETNRFLREARALARINSPHVVTVHDQGEHDGRIYLVMEQVEGRALTRLMGEGTPATLAQTTRWGAQVCEGLADAHEVDVVHRDVKPANIMITGRSDVKLVDFGLARLIDNTVTHGTGLTWLYASPERCEGRPGDHRTDLYSLGCVLYEMLTGRPPFGDTETALLAIANMHLHAVPAAPQDVRPGVPAGLGDLVLHLLAKNPDDRPKDARSVARLIHQVEHVPEAPPSGTVVLSVDPHVNPDYMERIRELESMIDRLRSTHRATDPVVLDARMQLADITGESGDTRGAITLYRTLAGECRADLGPYDTRTLDAFEAMARWISGSGR comes from the coding sequence GTGAGCGGCCACCTGGTGGCCGACCGCTATCGGCTGGAACACCTGCAGGGAAGCGGCGGCATGGGAGACGTCTGGCTCGCGCTGGACACACATCTGGACCGGCCTGTCGCCATCAAGTTCCTCGCGCTGAACCGGCTGCACGAGCGCCACGACAACCTGCCCGGACTGACCGCGCGGGAAACGAACCGGTTCCTGCGGGAAGCACGGGCGTTGGCCCGAATCAACAGCCCGCATGTCGTCACCGTTCACGACCAGGGCGAGCACGACGGACGTATCTACCTCGTCATGGAGCAGGTAGAAGGACGAGCGCTGACGCGTCTCATGGGAGAGGGCACGCCGGCGACTCTGGCCCAGACCACCCGCTGGGGAGCCCAGGTGTGCGAGGGTCTGGCCGACGCCCACGAGGTGGATGTCGTCCACCGGGACGTCAAGCCCGCCAACATCATGATCACCGGACGCAGCGACGTGAAGCTGGTCGACTTCGGGCTCGCCCGCCTGATCGACAACACCGTCACCCATGGCACTGGCCTGACCTGGCTCTACGCCTCTCCCGAGCGGTGCGAAGGCCGGCCCGGTGATCATCGCACCGACCTGTACTCCCTGGGCTGCGTCCTCTACGAGATGCTGACCGGCCGACCGCCCTTCGGAGATACGGAGACAGCGCTGTTGGCCATCGCGAACATGCATCTGCATGCGGTTCCCGCCGCGCCCCAGGACGTGCGCCCGGGCGTCCCCGCCGGGCTCGGCGATCTGGTGCTGCATCTGCTCGCCAAGAATCCGGACGACCGTCCGAAAGACGCCCGGTCGGTAGCCCGCCTCATTCACCAGGTCGAGCATGTTCCCGAGGCCCCGCCTTCCGGGACCGTCGTGCTCTCCGTCGACCCGCATGTCAATCCCGACTACATGGAGCGGATCCGCGAGCTGGAAAGCATGATCGACCGGCTCCGGTCGACGCACCGCGCGACGGATCCGGTCGTGCTCGACGCGCGGATGCAACTCGCGGACATCACCGGGGAGTCCGGTGACACGCGCGGGGCGATCACGCTGTACCGGACGCTGGCCGGAGAATGCCGTGCGGATCTCGGCCCTTACGACACCCGCACCCTGGACGCGTTCGAGGCGATGGCCCGATGGATCTCCGGCTCCGGCCGGTAG
- a CDS encoding acyl-CoA dehydrogenase family protein: MAESASPLFNPHTYDPQHFDPETRRLLRATVDWFEARGKRRLIEDYRSRAWLGDFLAFSAKEGLFATFLTPVSATSSAPSSAAGEDRRWDTARIAALNEIFGFYGLDYWYAWQVTILGLGPVWQSDNAAARERAAELLSQGEVFAFGLSEKTHGADIYSTDMLLEPDSEVDGGFRASGSKYYIGNGNAAGLVSVFGRRTDVEGPDGYVFFAADSRHGAYHLVKNVVDSSKYVSEFRLDGYPVAPADILHTGRAAFDAALNTVNVGKFNLCTASIGICEHAMYEAVTHASNRILYGRPVTAFPHVRRELTDAYVRLVGMKLFSDRAVDYFRSAGPEDRRYLLFNPMTKMKVTTEGEKVIDLMWDVIAAKGFEKDNYFAQAAVEIRGLPKLEGTVHVNLALILKFMRNHLLNPVDFPAVPTRLDAADDAFLFQQGPARGLGSVRFHDWRPAFDAYAEVPNVARFREQADALCAFVETAAPDEEQSRDLDLLLAVGQLFALVVHGQLILEQARLTGLDEELLDELFAVLVRDFSAHAVELHGKDSATEDQQGWALGAVRRPVVDAARSGRIWERVEALSGAYEMGQ, encoded by the coding sequence ATGGCTGAGTCCGCGTCCCCGCTGTTCAACCCGCACACCTACGATCCCCAGCACTTCGACCCGGAGACCCGCAGGCTGCTGCGCGCCACCGTCGACTGGTTCGAGGCGCGCGGCAAGCGCCGGCTGATCGAGGACTACCGCTCCCGCGCCTGGCTCGGCGACTTTCTCGCCTTCTCCGCGAAGGAGGGGCTGTTCGCCACCTTCCTCACCCCCGTCTCCGCCACGTCCTCCGCCCCGTCCTCCGCGGCGGGCGAGGACCGGCGCTGGGACACCGCCCGGATCGCCGCGCTCAACGAGATCTTCGGGTTCTACGGCCTGGACTACTGGTACGCCTGGCAGGTGACCATCCTCGGCCTCGGCCCGGTCTGGCAGAGCGACAACGCCGCGGCCCGCGAACGGGCGGCCGAACTCCTCTCCCAGGGCGAGGTGTTCGCCTTCGGCCTCTCCGAGAAGACCCACGGCGCCGACATCTACTCCACCGACATGCTGCTGGAGCCGGACAGCGAGGTCGACGGCGGCTTCCGGGCCTCCGGCTCCAAGTACTACATCGGCAACGGCAACGCCGCCGGCCTCGTCTCCGTCTTCGGCCGGCGCACGGACGTCGAGGGCCCCGACGGTTACGTCTTCTTCGCGGCCGACAGCCGCCACGGGGCGTACCACCTGGTGAAGAACGTCGTCGACTCCTCCAAGTACGTCAGCGAGTTCCGCCTCGACGGCTATCCGGTGGCCCCCGCCGACATCCTGCACACGGGCCGAGCCGCCTTCGACGCCGCGCTCAACACCGTCAACGTCGGCAAGTTCAACCTCTGCACCGCCTCCATCGGCATCTGCGAGCACGCGATGTACGAGGCAGTCACCCACGCGAGCAACCGCATCCTGTACGGCCGCCCCGTCACCGCCTTCCCGCACGTGCGCCGCGAGCTGACCGACGCCTACGTCCGGCTCGTCGGAATGAAGCTGTTCAGCGACCGCGCCGTCGACTACTTCCGCTCCGCCGGGCCCGAGGACCGCCGCTACCTGCTCTTCAACCCGATGACGAAGATGAAGGTGACCACGGAGGGCGAGAAGGTGATCGACCTCATGTGGGACGTCATCGCCGCCAAGGGCTTCGAGAAGGACAACTACTTCGCGCAGGCCGCCGTCGAGATCCGGGGCCTGCCGAAGCTGGAGGGCACGGTCCACGTGAACCTCGCGCTGATCCTCAAGTTCATGCGCAACCACCTGCTGAACCCGGTCGACTTCCCGGCCGTCCCGACGCGCCTGGACGCCGCCGACGACGCGTTCCTCTTCCAGCAGGGCCCGGCGCGCGGCCTCGGCTCCGTACGCTTCCACGACTGGCGCCCCGCGTTCGACGCGTACGCCGAGGTGCCGAACGTCGCCCGCTTCCGTGAGCAGGCGGACGCCCTGTGCGCCTTCGTCGAGACGGCCGCCCCCGACGAGGAGCAGAGCCGTGACCTCGATCTCCTGCTCGCCGTCGGCCAGTTGTTCGCGCTCGTCGTCCACGGCCAGCTGATCCTGGAGCAGGCCCGCCTGACCGGCCTGGACGAGGAGCTGCTCGACGAACTGTTCGCCGTGCTCGTACGCGACTTCTCCGCCCACGCCGTCGAACTGCACGGCAAGGACTCCGCCACCGAGGACCAGCAGGGCTGGGCGCTCGGAGCGGTACGCCGACCCGTCGTCGACGCGGCCCGTTCGGGGCGGATCTGGGAACGCGTCGAGGCGCTGTCGGGGGCGTACGAGATGGGGCAGTAG